From Streptomyces qinzhouensis, one genomic window encodes:
- a CDS encoding DUF742 domain-containing protein, which translates to MPLPLDRPLLDDAAGKLIRPYTVSGGRTHPTAALDLLSLVLATGAAPGAQTGPEHLQALALCQGPLTVAELSAHLKLPVAVTKVLVSDLVDGGAITVRPPHHQDHPTDRSLLEAVLDGLRRRL; encoded by the coding sequence CGCGGCGGGCAAGCTGATCCGTCCGTACACCGTCAGTGGCGGCCGCACCCATCCCACGGCCGCACTGGACCTGCTCAGCCTGGTCCTGGCGACCGGAGCCGCCCCCGGCGCACAGACGGGCCCCGAACACCTCCAGGCGCTCGCCCTGTGCCAGGGCCCCCTCACGGTCGCCGAACTCTCGGCCCATCTGAAGCTGCCCGTCGCCGTCACCAAGGTCCTCGTCTCCGACCTCGTGGACGGGGGAGCGATCACCGTGCGGCCGCCGCATCACCAAGACCACCCCACCGACCGTTCTCTGCTGGAGGCAGTGCTCGATGGCCTACGACGACGGCTGTGA
- a CDS encoding GTP-binding protein has product MAYDDGCEPDGPREEAAPPSRYAPVEPYPPALTAPVPDRGPALTGPRPPGPRAGATADAPRRDPFPAALKILVAGGFGVGKTTFVGAVSEIDPLSTEELLSQAGVTTDHLDGIESKTTTTVAMDFGRITLDERHVLYLFGTPGQERFWFMWDELSEGALGAVVIADTRRLEDAFSAVDFFEARGIGFAVAVNEFDGSYRYDAEEVRAAMDLKPDVPIVLCDARIASSGIGTLVTLVQYLLTTAAVPAPAQILGVTP; this is encoded by the coding sequence ATGGCCTACGACGACGGCTGTGAACCGGACGGCCCACGGGAAGAGGCCGCCCCGCCGAGCCGGTACGCCCCCGTGGAGCCGTACCCTCCGGCTCTGACCGCACCGGTGCCGGACCGCGGACCGGCCCTGACCGGACCGCGACCGCCGGGGCCGAGGGCCGGGGCGACGGCGGACGCCCCCCGCCGCGACCCCTTCCCCGCCGCGCTGAAGATCCTCGTCGCGGGCGGCTTCGGCGTCGGCAAGACCACCTTCGTGGGCGCGGTGAGCGAAATCGACCCCCTGAGCACCGAGGAACTGCTCAGCCAGGCCGGGGTCACCACCGACCACCTGGACGGAATCGAGTCCAAGACCACCACCACCGTCGCGATGGACTTCGGCCGGATCACCCTCGACGAACGCCATGTCCTCTATCTCTTCGGCACCCCGGGCCAGGAACGGTTCTGGTTCATGTGGGACGAACTGTCGGAGGGCGCGCTCGGCGCGGTCGTCATCGCCGACACCCGGCGGCTGGAGGACGCCTTCTCCGCCGTCGACTTCTTCGAGGCCCGCGGTATCGGCTTCGCCGTCGCCGTCAACGAATTCGACGGCTCCTACCGCTACGACGCCGAGGAGGTGCGCGCCGCCATGGACCTCAAACCCGATGTGCCGATCGTGCTGTGCGACGCCCGGATCGCCAGCTCCGGCATCGGCACCCTGGTCACCCTGGTCCAGTATCTGCTCACCACCGCCGCGGTCCCGGCCCCCGCGCAGATCCTCGGAGTGACGCCGTGA